The following proteins come from a genomic window of Corynebacterium hansenii:
- a CDS encoding alpha/beta hydrolase family protein produces MRHTHGSSLAPDGSAIAYIVRDRGYPKAVQVALTDGGLGAERTVKLPVDGPVTRVLHSPDARWIACEVSPRGTERLETWLVSTDPAVPGAKRLQLSGDAKTTLVEWDRDKLAMDAVGADGITEARLVDPVTGDYDVLDRRTDSLLVSAEAGHALMRVGPRGSRELLLVKPDGTWLPLLRPEPGATTDAGIILREKTTAADGRVTAIVCSDHSSDRRRVLRVAVDGHDVTVEELVGNPDSDVDEFVISEDLSTAAVLWNTSGVSLLDLLILGDDQKVLVRRSVELPGMVASDLSITDDGELLSMTVEGPNLPPTVEILRTSTGKIEPINIDRTRRIAERAQRNCIPELVHYTARDGLELSGWLYHGEGDDAAGPQPTYIHLHGGPELQSRPVNHDILTTLVDSGVTVFTPNIRGSSGAGRQFIHADDRYGRFAAIDDVADTARFLADAGIGDPARLALGGRSYGGFLSLLVAAHHPELFRCIVDACGMTSFDSYYGSTEPWLAAAAYPKYGYPFQDAELLRQVSPLNRAEHITAPVLFIHGEWDTNVPERESTQMRDALGARGVPTEFLRVPGEGHKFVKPKSRRLIAAALLDFLGRHGLVTAPNLTPLDARIAEMKSGAPGVDD; encoded by the coding sequence ATGCGGCACACCCACGGCTCCTCCCTCGCGCCCGACGGCAGCGCGATCGCGTACATCGTGCGCGACCGCGGCTACCCCAAGGCCGTCCAGGTGGCGCTCACCGACGGCGGCCTCGGCGCCGAGCGGACCGTGAAACTGCCCGTCGACGGCCCCGTCACCCGCGTGCTGCACTCGCCCGACGCACGGTGGATCGCCTGCGAAGTCTCCCCGCGCGGCACCGAACGCCTGGAAACGTGGCTGGTGTCCACCGACCCCGCCGTCCCCGGGGCGAAGCGGCTGCAGCTGTCCGGCGACGCGAAAACCACCCTCGTGGAATGGGACCGCGACAAACTGGCCATGGACGCCGTCGGCGCGGACGGCATCACCGAGGCCCGCCTCGTCGACCCGGTGACGGGCGACTACGACGTCCTCGACCGCCGCACCGACTCGTTGCTGGTCTCCGCCGAAGCCGGCCACGCCCTCATGCGCGTCGGGCCCCGCGGCAGCCGCGAGCTGCTGCTGGTCAAACCCGACGGGACATGGCTGCCGCTGCTGCGCCCCGAACCCGGCGCCACCACCGACGCCGGCATCATCCTCCGCGAGAAAACCACCGCCGCCGACGGCCGCGTCACCGCCATCGTGTGCTCCGACCATTCCTCCGACCGCCGCCGCGTGCTGCGGGTGGCCGTCGACGGCCACGACGTCACCGTCGAAGAGCTCGTGGGCAACCCCGACTCCGACGTCGACGAGTTCGTCATCAGCGAGGACCTGTCCACCGCCGCCGTGCTGTGGAACACCTCCGGCGTGTCCCTGCTCGACCTGCTGATCCTCGGCGACGACCAGAAGGTGCTGGTCCGCCGGTCGGTGGAACTGCCCGGCATGGTCGCCTCCGACCTGTCCATCACCGATGACGGCGAACTGCTGTCCATGACCGTCGAAGGCCCGAACCTGCCGCCGACGGTGGAGATCCTGCGGACGTCGACGGGCAAAATCGAGCCCATCAACATCGACCGCACCCGCCGCATCGCCGAGCGCGCCCAGCGCAATTGCATCCCCGAGCTGGTCCACTACACCGCACGCGACGGCCTGGAGCTGTCCGGCTGGCTCTACCACGGCGAAGGCGACGACGCCGCCGGTCCGCAACCGACGTACATCCACCTCCACGGCGGCCCCGAACTGCAGTCGCGGCCCGTCAACCACGACATCTTGACCACGCTGGTCGACTCCGGCGTAACGGTGTTCACGCCGAACATCCGCGGGTCGTCGGGCGCCGGCCGGCAGTTCATCCACGCCGACGACCGCTACGGCCGTTTCGCCGCCATCGACGACGTCGCGGACACCGCGCGGTTCCTCGCCGACGCCGGCATCGGCGATCCGGCGCGGCTGGCGTTGGGCGGCCGCAGCTACGGCGGGTTCCTGTCGCTGCTCGTCGCCGCGCACCACCCCGAACTGTTCCGGTGCATCGTCGACGCGTGCGGCATGACCAGCTTCGACAGCTACTACGGGTCCACCGAGCCGTGGCTCGCGGCGGCCGCGTACCCGAAGTACGGCTACCCGTTCCAGGACGCGGAGCTGTTGCGCCAGGTGTCGCCGTTGAACCGGGCCGAGCACATCACGGCGCCGGTGCTGTTCATCCACGGCGAGTGGGACACCAACGTGCCGGAACGGGAGTCGACGCAGATGCGCGATGCCCTCGGCGCCCGCGGCGTGCCCACCGAGTTCCTGCGGGTGCCGGGTGAGGGCCACAAGTTCGTCAAACCCAAGAGCCGCCGACTCATCGCCGCGGCGCTGCTGGATTTCCTGGGCCGGCACGGGTTGGTCACGGCGCCGAACCTGACGCCGTTGGACGCCCGCATCGCGGAGATGAAGTCCGGGGCGCCCGGCGTCGACGACTGA